A portion of the Chryseobacterium tructae genome contains these proteins:
- a CDS encoding FoF1 ATP synthase subunit delta/epsilon — translation MNIKILTPEYVVFEGEVNSVLLPGKNGEFHIMKNHAGIVSSLVGGKVKLFTNSVDEAFAKNLTKENDKDSVFSYSIKSGVVEFNHNKGIILCE, via the coding sequence ATGAATATAAAAATATTAACACCAGAATACGTAGTTTTTGAAGGAGAAGTAAACTCAGTATTATTGCCTGGAAAAAATGGTGAATTCCACATCATGAAAAACCACGCAGGAATCGTTTCTTCTTTAGTTGGTGGGAAAGTAAAGCTTTTTACTAATTCAGTAGATGAAGCTTTCGCTAAAAACCTAACCAAAGAAAATGATAAAGACTCTGTTTTTTCATATTCTATCAAGAGCGGTGTTGTGGAATTTAATCATAACAAAGGAATTATCCTTTGCGAATAA